The following proteins are encoded in a genomic region of Nitrospirota bacterium:
- a CDS encoding metal/formaldehyde-sensitive transcriptional repressor gives MAHTIGSKKKLINRIRRIRGQVDAIEKAVASERECADVLQTIAACRGAINGLMAELLEGHIRFHVLDPDRKSSAEQLEGAQELIDVIKAYLK, from the coding sequence ATGGCCCATACGATTGGGAGTAAAAAGAAACTGATCAACCGCATCCGCCGCATTCGCGGCCAGGTGGACGCGATCGAGAAGGCGGTCGCCTCGGAACGGGAGTGCGCGGATGTCCTCCAAACCATTGCCGCCTGCCGGGGCGCGATCAATGGCCTCATGGCCGAGTTGCTCGAAGGGCACATCCGTTTCCACGTGCTGGATCCGGACCGCAAATCGAGCGCAGAACAATTGGAGGGGGCGCAAGAGCTGATCGATGTGATCAAGGCGTACCTGAAATGA
- a CDS encoding cation-translocating P-type ATPase, whose product MSGSDDHAHQNGQLEWRELGLIAFVGVAALVTWFRLWPTVAGVDVLPLAVTLLGSYPIFRAALAALLERRMTMELSMTIAIGAALAIGEYFTALVIVFFVLGAEVLEGLTVAKGRNAIRHLVDLLPWTAIVRGPDGEQATDVGALAVGDIVVVKPGGRIPVDGTVVAGHSFVDQSTITGESMPIEKALGTSVFAGTINHSGALEIRTTGIGRETAFGKIIEAVERAEQSRAPIQKTADRLAGYLVYFALASAAFTFLITRDIRSTISVVIVAGACGIAAGTPLAILGAIGRAARLGAIVKGGLYLELLGRVDTVVLDKTGTVTFGTPEVIAVLPCAGVSADVLLATAATAETRSEHPVAEAILKRASEQSIKTEAAEAFTYTPGRGVRAVQGGDEIRVGNRAFLAQHQIETNACATPPLGLSEVLVSRGQRLLGALQIADVLRPEAIEAVSRLRRMGIRIVLFTGDASAIAHTVAQQLQVDEVAADLLPEDKLARVNAVMKSGRVVAMVGDGVNDAPALVEASVGVAMGSGTDVAMESADVVLLGSDLLRFVETLQVARSCHRIIMQNFTGTLVIDGVGIGMAAFGYLNPLIAAFIHVASELAFMLNSTRLLPRGSGLTPMDTCASYGTPVSSPSWVGPAPEIRSS is encoded by the coding sequence ATGAGCGGCTCGGACGACCACGCGCATCAGAACGGGCAACTCGAATGGCGGGAACTGGGGCTGATCGCCTTCGTCGGGGTTGCCGCACTGGTGACGTGGTTCCGGCTCTGGCCGACGGTGGCCGGAGTCGACGTGCTCCCGTTGGCGGTCACCCTTCTCGGCAGCTACCCCATTTTCCGGGCAGCACTGGCGGCCCTGCTGGAGCGAAGGATGACGATGGAGTTGTCGATGACCATCGCCATCGGGGCCGCGCTCGCGATTGGCGAGTATTTCACCGCCCTCGTCATCGTCTTCTTCGTGCTAGGGGCCGAAGTGCTTGAGGGTCTGACCGTTGCGAAGGGACGAAACGCGATCAGGCACCTGGTCGATCTGCTTCCCTGGACCGCCATCGTTCGAGGCCCGGATGGCGAGCAGGCGACAGACGTAGGCGCGCTCGCGGTGGGGGACATCGTGGTCGTCAAGCCCGGCGGCAGAATTCCGGTCGACGGCACCGTGGTGGCAGGACACTCGTTCGTAGACCAATCGACCATTACCGGCGAGTCGATGCCGATCGAGAAGGCGCTGGGCACGTCGGTCTTCGCCGGGACCATCAACCATTCTGGCGCCCTCGAGATTCGGACGACGGGCATCGGGCGCGAGACCGCGTTCGGGAAGATCATCGAGGCGGTCGAACGCGCAGAGCAATCACGCGCGCCGATCCAAAAGACCGCCGACCGGCTCGCCGGCTACCTCGTATACTTCGCGCTGGCCTCCGCGGCGTTCACCTTCCTCATCACCCGCGACATCCGGTCAACGATCTCGGTGGTCATCGTCGCGGGTGCGTGTGGGATCGCGGCCGGCACACCGCTGGCCATCCTGGGCGCGATCGGGCGGGCGGCGCGGCTCGGCGCGATCGTGAAGGGCGGCCTGTACCTGGAACTACTCGGCCGGGTCGATACCGTAGTGCTCGATAAGACCGGCACCGTGACCTTCGGTACTCCCGAGGTGATCGCGGTACTTCCCTGCGCCGGGGTGAGTGCGGACGTTCTGCTCGCGACAGCGGCCACCGCCGAGACGCGCTCCGAGCACCCGGTCGCGGAGGCCATCCTCAAGCGAGCGTCCGAGCAGTCCATCAAAACCGAAGCCGCAGAGGCGTTCACCTATACGCCGGGACGGGGCGTTCGGGCCGTGCAAGGCGGCGACGAGATCCGTGTCGGTAACCGGGCCTTCCTCGCCCAACACCAGATCGAGACGAACGCGTGTGCCACGCCGCCACTAGGGCTCTCCGAGGTGCTGGTGAGCCGCGGTCAGCGCCTGCTCGGCGCGCTTCAGATCGCCGACGTCTTGCGGCCCGAAGCTATCGAGGCGGTCAGCCGACTCCGCCGAATGGGCATCCGCATCGTGCTGTTCACCGGTGATGCCTCCGCGATCGCCCATACCGTCGCCCAACAACTGCAGGTCGACGAGGTGGCCGCGGACCTCTTGCCAGAGGACAAACTCGCCCGCGTGAATGCTGTGATGAAAAGTGGCCGGGTGGTGGCCATGGTGGGGGACGGCGTCAATGACGCACCCGCGCTCGTGGAGGCTAGTGTCGGCGTGGCGATGGGGTCGGGCACCGATGTCGCGATGGAAAGCGCGGATGTCGTCCTCCTTGGAAGCGATCTGTTACGGTTCGTTGAGACGCTTCAGGTCGCACGGAGCTGCCACCGGATCATCATGCAAAACTTCACCGGAACGCTCGTCATCGATGGGGTCGGCATCGGCATGGCCGCCTTCGGGTATCTCAATCCGCTGATCGCGGCTTTTATCCACGTGGCGTCGGAGCTGGCGTTCATGCTCAACTCGACGCGGCTCCTGCCTCGCGGGTCGGGCCTGACGCCGATGGACACGTGCGCATCGTACGGCACGCCAGTCTCCAGCCCGTCCTGGGTCGGACCGGCGCCAGAGATTCGCTCCTCATAA
- a CDS encoding transcriptional repressor: protein MNTKEQMLATLKSAGYKITIARRRVVEWLARHGGVFSAYDVASALPSLNGASVYRVLNVLETIDIIHPVMTLKGQQYYELHGGTSGHHHHALCLRCGDWRCMTCSVEAPKISGFTVTHHSFVATGYCGRCT, encoded by the coding sequence ATGAACACAAAAGAACAGATGCTGGCGACGTTGAAGAGTGCAGGATACAAAATCACCATCGCGCGGCGACGGGTGGTTGAATGGCTGGCACGGCACGGCGGGGTGTTCTCCGCCTATGACGTGGCGAGCGCGCTGCCAAGCCTCAACGGTGCCTCCGTGTACCGGGTGCTGAATGTGCTCGAGACCATCGACATCATCCATCCAGTCATGACCCTCAAGGGCCAACAATACTATGAATTACACGGTGGAACCTCCGGCCATCACCACCACGCCCTGTGCCTTAGGTGTGGTGACTGGCGCTGCATGACCTGTTCGGTCGAAGCTCCCAAGATCTCCGGCTTTACCGTGACGCATCATTCCTTTGTCGCGACCGGGTATTGCGGCCGGTGTACATGA